The genome window CGCTCAGACGACCGGCATCGGGATCGAGGTCATCAGCGGGGAGGAGGAGGCGCGGCTGATCCATCTGGCTGTGGCACATGCGATTAATCTGAAAAATAAATACTCCATATTGATAGACATCGGCGGTGGCAGTGTGGAAGTCACACTCTCGAAGGGGGATACCATCCTATCCACCGAAAGTTACAACATGGGCACGGTGCGTCTCCTGCAAAAGTTGAGCAAGAAGCCGTCCAATGTTCCCTTCGATGAATTGGTGCGTGAATACGCCGCCGCGACTCGCCGTCGCATCCGGCGCGAGATCGGCGACGAGAAAATTGACCTATGCGCCGGTACGGGCGGCAACATCGAAGAGATGGGCGTGCTGCGAAAGAAACTGTTCAAGAGGAATAGCGATCAGGCGATTACGCTTGATGAGTTGGGATATCTCATCGAAGAATTGAGCAGGCTGACGGTCAAGCAAAGGATGCGCAGGTTCAAGTTGAAACCCGACCGCGCGGATGTCATCCTGCCCGCGTCCATCGTGCTGAAGATCATCGCGCAGGAGGCGCGCGTCAAGGAAGTCAAAATCCCCAATGTGGGCTTGAAGGACGGCATTCTCCTGGATCTGGCACACAGCCTGAGTAAAGCGTCCCAACCTTCTCCGCGCGAGCAGGTCTGGACGTCCGCGGTTCGGCTGGGTGAGAAGTATCAATTCGATGCCGAGCATGGCGAACTGGTGGCGCGTCTCGCGGGCAGTCTGTTCGAGCAGACCCATCCACTTCACAACCTCGACCCCGAAGACAAACTGCTGTTGGAGGTTGCCGCGCTCCTGCATGACATCGGTCATTTCATCGGCACGCTCGACCACGACAGACACGCCTATTACATCATGCAAGCCAACCCGTTGATCGGCTTGACGGAACGCGAGCAAGCCATCGTCGCGAATATGATGCGTTATCACCGCAAGTCCATGCCGGGCGCGCAGGACGAGAACTTCTGCGCGTTGGATTCCGCCGACAGGCTGGCGGTCATCAAACTCACCGTGCTTTTGCGGCTCGCCGATGCGATGGATGTCAGTCATACGCGCCGCGTAAAAAACGTGACGATGAAAGGCTCCAGAAAAAAATGGTTTCTTAAACTCGAAGGCGAAAACGGCTTGAGTTTGGAGAACTGGGCGCTGGCAAAACGGCGCGCTATGTTCCAGAACGTGTTTGGGATGAAACTTGTGATCGAGACAT of Anaerolineales bacterium contains these proteins:
- a CDS encoding Ppx/GppA phosphatase family protein, whose amino-acid sequence is MQTIAAIDVGSNAMRLVVGRLGYHDKLETLENLRLPVRLGQDAFSQGSIGEQTAQQMLDAFIRFRKVADDFGVERIRAVATSAMREAENNDLLCDRIAQTTGIGIEVISGEEEARLIHLAVAHAINLKNKYSILIDIGGGSVEVTLSKGDTILSTESYNMGTVRLLQKLSKKPSNVPFDELVREYAAATRRRIRREIGDEKIDLCAGTGGNIEEMGVLRKKLFKRNSDQAITLDELGYLIEELSRLTVKQRMRRFKLKPDRADVILPASIVLKIIAQEARVKEVKIPNVGLKDGILLDLAHSLSKASQPSPREQVWTSAVRLGEKYQFDAEHGELVARLAGSLFEQTHPLHNLDPEDKLLLEVAALLHDIGHFIGTLDHDRHAYYIMQANPLIGLTEREQAIVANMMRYHRKSMPGAQDENFCALDSADRLAVIKLTVLLRLADAMDVSHTRRVKNVTMKGSRKKWFLKLEGENGLSLENWALAKRRAMFQNVFGMKLVIET